A genomic stretch from Aedes albopictus strain Foshan chromosome 2, AalbF5, whole genome shotgun sequence includes:
- the LOC115263201 gene encoding UDP-sugar transporter UST74c: MGATDISGNGNEGITHLMKVSSALFYGFASFFITVVNKTVLTSYRFPSFLVLSLGQLAASIVVLFLGKHFKIVKFPDFSRDIPRKIFPLPLIYLGNMMFGLGGTQALSLPMFAALRRFSILMTMILELRILGIRPTTTVQISVYSMVGGALLAASDDLSFNLHGYLFVMITNSLTAANGVYMKKKLDTADMGKYGLMYYNSLFMFLPALIGTWLLGDLEKAWQYPGWNDPVFLVQFLLSCVMGFILSYSTILCTQYNSALTTTIVGCLKNISVTYIGMFIGGDYVFSWLNSIGINISVAGSLLYAYVTFRKKSPSAAANAGSSSDRKSLLPPPGRIDNV; encoded by the coding sequence ATGGGAGCCACAGACATTTCCGGCAATGGGAATGAAGGCATAACCCATCTAATGAAAGTATCCAGCGCCCTGTTTTACGGGTTTGCCTCTTTCTTCATCACCGTAGTCAATAAAACCGTTCTCACATCGTATCGATTTCCGTCGTTCCTGGTACTTAGTTTGGGCCAGCTAGCGGCCAGCATCGTAGTACTGTTCCTGGGGAAACATTTTAAAATAGTCAAATTCCCGGATTTCTCCCGGGACATACCACGTAAGATATTCCCATTGCCATTGATCTACCTGGGCAACATGATGTTCGGCCTGGGTGGAACGCAAGCCCTCAGTTTGCCGATGTTCGCCGCCCTCCGGCGGTTCTCCATCCTGATGACGATGATCCTGGAGCTGCGGATTCTCGGCATCCGGCCGACGACCACTGTCCAAATCAGTGTCTACTCCATGGTGGGAGGAGCTCTACTCGCGGCAAGCGACGACCTGAGTTTCAATCTGCACGGTTACCTTTTTGTGATGATTACCAATAGCTTGACTGCCGCCAATGGCGTCTACATGAAAAAGAAACTGGACACCGCCGACATGGGCAAGTACGGACTCATGTACTACAACTCGCTGTTCATGTTTCTACCGGCCCTGATTGGCACATGGCTCCTGGGCGATCTGGAGAAAGCATGGCAGTACCCGGGATGGAACGATCCCGTCTTCTTGGTCCAGTTCCTTCTCTCCTGCGTGATGGGATTCATCCTGTCCTACAGTACCATCCTGTGCACCCAATACAACTCAGCCCTAACGACCACAATCGTGGGCTGCCTGAAGAACATCAGTGTGACCTACATCGGAATGTTCATCGGTGGTGATTACGTCTTCTCCTGGCTCAACTCCATCGGTATCAACATCAGCGTGGCCGGTTCCCTGCTGTACGCTTACGTCACCTTCCGAAAGAAATCCCCTTCAGCGGCGGCGAACGCCGGATCATCCTCGGACCGGAAATCGCTCCTACCGCCACCCGGTCGAATCGACAACGTGTGA